Genomic segment of Sphingobium sp. Z007:
GATGCCCAACGACCGTGTGGCGAAATCCGCCATCGTCGTTCCCGCGGTGGTCGATGCGATGATCGTCCCCCAATAGAGGAACGGGTGGAAGCGCGTCGCCGCTACCTGCCACCAGACCAGCGCAATCAACGCCGTCAGGAAGATCGCGGTGCCGACAAGATAGCCCAGGTTCATCGACATGCTGACGGTATCGCCAGCGGTTTCGCCGAGCGTCGTCGCCAGAATCTTGATGATCCAGAAGCCCAGCGTGATCGCCGGCACCTTGCTCAGGAGTTCGCGCCTGTCGCCGATCGTCATCATTTTTTCCCAACTGGTAGTTCGACGACAACCCCAAATCCGGGCGGCGCGAGCAGCGAAACCGTGCCCCGGTGCGCGGTCGCGACCGCAGCGACTAGTGCCAGCCCCAGGCCATGACCTTCCGACGATCGGCTACGTTCCGCGCGCGCGAACCGCTGGAACAGCCGGGACGCATCTTCGGATGCTACACCGTGTCCATCATCGGCGACCGTTAAGCGAGCAATGGCGTCATCACGCTCCAGCTCGACGCGAACCGTCGTCCCAGGGGGGGTGTGGCGAAGCGCGTTGTCGAGGAGATTGGTGACAAGCTGTTGCAGCAGCCGTCGATCGCCCATCGTCCATATCGCGGGGGCTATCGCTGTGACGAGCAGATGGCCGCTTGCTTCCATATCGGGGCGGTAGGTGTCGACCAGTTCCTCAACCAGTTGATCCAGCGCCACATCCTGAAAATGGGTGCGAGGTGACAATGCTTCCACCTCCGCAATGCGCAGCAATGCTCCGAAAATATCGAGCAGTTCGCGTGATTGTGCGGCAGCGGCCTCGATCGCTTGGCGTTTCTCGTCCACGTCCCGTGCCGATAGCGCTTCATCGAGCCGGTTATGCAGGCGGGTCAGCGGGGTGCGCAGGTCGTGGGCTACGTCGCTCGACACCTGGCGCAGGTTGTCCATCAGTCCGCCGATCCGGTCGAGCATCCGGTTGAGCGTCGCCGACACGCGATCGAATTCGTCACCCGCGCCGGTGAGCGGCATACGTCGCGCCAGATCGCCATCGATGATCGCGAGGGCGGTGCGGTCGATGTGCGCTAGGCGCGCGCGCGTCACCGCACCCACCAGCCAGGCCCCGCCGATACCGAGCAGCAGCATGACGCCGAATGCGCCCGCGAACAGCTTGAGCAGCGTCGCATCCATCTCGTCAATCACTTCGCGATCGGCCGCGACGACCAACCGGCTGTTGTCAGGCAATCGGGTGGTCAGGGCCTGTGCGATCCTGTGTTCGCCGTCCCGCCGGTAATGCAGAAATTCCAGATAACCCGGCAAGGTAGGGGCGGTCGCGTCGAGCGACCCCGCGACACGGCGACCCACTGGGTCGACCAGCAGGTATTCCAGACTGGCGGTGCTTCGCGCGGCCTCGCGCCGACGGATTGCCATCGCAACGCCCGTAGGACCGTCGTCGCCTTCGTCGATCAGCGCGCGGGTTTCGATCGCGACCCGGTGATCGAGCTGGATCTCGAGCGCTTCATGCGTCACCTCATAGGCGACGACCCCGATGATGAGCGTCCCCAGCGCGAAGAGGGACGCGACGAGGGCGACAAGCCCGAAGGTGGATCGCCACGGGCGGGTCATCACGCGCCGCGGATCATGTAGCCAGCACCGCGCACGGTCTCGATCGCATCATCGTCGAACCCGGCGTTGAGCTTGGAGCGCAGGCGGCTTAAGTGCGTCTCGACGATGTTCGTCTTGGGGTCGAAATCGAAATCCCAGACCCGCTCCAGCAGCATCGTTCGCGTCATGACCCGGCGAGGATTGCGCATCAGCTCGGCGAGCAACGCGAACTCGCGCGGTTGCAGCACGATCCTACGGCCGTCGCGGGTAACGAAGCGTCGATGAAGATCCAGTTCGATCCCACCAATTACAAGCACGCTCGCCTCGGTCTGGGCAGCCGGACGCCGCCCGAGCGCATGAACACGCGCGGCAAGCTCGGAAAAGGCGAACGGCTTGACCAGATAATCGTCGGCACCGCCTTCCAGTCCTTCGACGCGATCAGCGATGCCACCCACGGCGGTGAGCATGAGGGCCGGTGTCATGTTGCCCGCCGCACGCAGCGCCTTGATAAGTGACAGTCCATCCAGCCCAGGCAGCATCCGATCGACGATCAGCGCGTCGAATTGGTCCCCAGTCGCCTGAAACAGCCCGTCGCGACCATCGGTGCTGGTGACGACGTGATGTCCCAATTCCGCAAGCCCGCGGGCCACGAAGCGGTTCGTCTCGTTATCATCTTCTACGATCAGGATTCGCATGGCTGCCCTTCTAGCCCGCCGGACCGTTCGTCTGCCATCCCCCACCCAGCGCCCGGAATAGCGCGACCTGGGATTGCGCCACGGTGAGATCGGACTGTGTTTGGGCGAGCGCGGCTTGCGCCCGCGCCCGCTCGGCATCGAACTGGATCAGCGAGGCGGCATCCCCAAGCCGAACACGGGCGGCTGCACGGCGGGCGTAAAGCGTAGATTGGATCCGCGCGGCATCGAGCGCACGATTGCGGCGCACCTCGCCATCATAGACGGCGAGCGCGGTTTCGACTTCGCGCAATGCCCGCAATACCGCCACATCCCAGCCGGCGAGCGCCGCGCGTTCTGTTGCGCGGGCCTGTTCCAGTCGTGCTCGCGCTGGGGCCTGATTGGGGAAGGCCCAGCTTATCAGCGGTGAAGCCGTCGCGACGAAGCCACCCGTCAACAGCCCGACTGCACCACCCAGGTTCACGCGCGGGTAGAGATCGGCATGGGCGACCCCGATCCGCGCCGCGGCAGCGGCGAGGCGGCGTTCGGCTTCGCGAATATCGGGGCGACGCAGCAGTAGCGCCTGTCCTTCGCCCACGGGCACCGCCGCGCGGAGCTTCGGGGGCGCATTGCAGGCGATGTCGAACCCGCGCGCTTCAGCGGGGGGGCGGCCCTGCAAGGTTGCGATCCGGTACAGGGCATTCGCGCGCGCCGCCTCGAACGGGGCCAGCGTGGCGCGGGTGGATTCCAGCAGGCTGGCGGCCTGCGCGACTTCGAGCGGCGATACTTCGCCAGCGGCAAGCTGGTCACGTACCACGCCAACCGAGCGTTCCTGAACCGCGACAATCTCGCGCGAGACATTCGCCGCACGGGTCGCACCGCACAGATCGACATAGGCGAGCACCGTATCCGCCACGACCGCGACGCGCAGGGAGTCCAGCGCCGCAGCCTGAGCGTCAGCATCGGCCCCCGCCGCCAGCGCGGCCGAGCGCAGGCGGCCGAACAGGTCGATGTCCCAACTTGCGGTCAGGGCGAGATCGTAGTCGGTGGTCGGCACGTTCGATGACGCGCTTGGCTGCGTCGCGCTGTTGTCGATCGTGCCCGCGCTTTCGATCGTGGTTTGCGGCAGCCGCGCGGCGCGCGCCTGCCGCAGTGCCGCGCGCGCGCCGTCGAGATTGGCATAGGCGACGCGCAGATCGGCATTGGCGGCGAGGCTTGCCTGGACCAGTCGATCAAGCGCCGGATCGTCGTACAGCCGCCACCAGTCATTCGGGACCGGGCCGATCGCCGCGGTCGGAAGGTTTGCGAAAGCACCTGTGGCGGACGCGGGTGGGATCGTCGGCGGGGGCAGAGGCGCAGACATGCACCCCGCGACCGCGAGCGCGGCGATCGGAGCAAACCGGCGGATCATGCGGGAACTCCGGCAAGTGGGGCATCGGGCGCGGGCTTCTCCCGTCCGAAGCGCGCGTATAGCGCGGGCATCAGGAACAGGTTGAGCACGGTCGAGGAGACAAGTCCGCCCAGGATGACGATCGCCATCGGATGCTCGATTTCATGGCCCGGCGCGTTGCCGGCGACGATCAGCGGCAGCAGCGCCAGACCGGCGCACGCCGCGGTCATCAGGATCGGCACCAGTCGTTCCTCCGCGCCGCGCAGGATCAGACGCGGGCCGAAGTCCTCGCCCTCGAACCGGCGGAGATGATCGTAGTGCGACAGCAGCATGATGCCGTTGCGCGCCGAAATGCCGATGACCGTCACGAACCCGACCAGCGAGCCGAGCGACAGCACGCCGCCCGTCAGCGCCACGCCGACTACCCCGCCGACCAGCGCGAACGGCAGGCTGGTCGCTACCAGCGCGGTGATCCGCGCCGAGCGGAACTCCAGCCAGACCAGCAGCAGGACGCCGAGCAGGCAGAGCAGCCCCGTCGTCCAGAGCCGCTGGCGTGAATCACGCAGCGCCGCGTATTCGCCCAGCACCTGGGGATGGTATCCGGTCGCGAACGGCATCTGACCCACAGCCGTTTCGACAGCGCGCGCGACCGTGCCGAGGTCCGCACCGGCGACATTGAGCGTGACGTCGATCCGGCGCTCACCGTTCTCGCGCTTGATCTCGTTCGGGGCAGGCATGATGCGAATATCGGCCACGTCGCGCAACCGTACCGGCGCGCCCGCGGGCGTCTGGATCATCATGTCGGCAAGCGCATGGACATCGCCGCGCACCTTAGGTTCGCCCCACAGCGCCACGTCGAACGCTTTTTGGTCGCGGTAGATTTCGCCGACCTTCTGCCCGGCGACCAAGGTTTGCGCTTGTCGCCGTACTTCGCCCGCGGTGAGGCCCAGCGTGGCGAGATCGCCAGGCCGGGGACGAACCTGGATTTGCGGCACCAGAACCTGTTGCTCGACTTTGAGATCGGCAACCCCGTCGATCGCCGCCACTTTGGCGCGGATACGTTCGGCCGCGGCACGAAGCTCGATCTGATCGGGACCGAAGATGCGGACGACCACCGTCGCGCCTGCGCCGCTCAGTACTTCCTTGATGCGCTCGCGCAGATAGGTGAGCACGTCGCGGTAGAGGCCGGGATAGCCGTCGATCACTTCCTTGATGCGCGCGACGCTGGCATCATAATCGACATTCTCGTCCAGGCTGATCCACAGCTCGGTGAAGTTCGGGCCGACCACTTCATCTGCGGCCTCCGCACGGCCGATATGTGCGCCGAAGTTGCGCACGCCAGGAATCGCGCGCAGCTCCTTGGAGGCACGGATCGTGATCCGGTCCATCGCCTCGATCGACGTGCCGGGCTTCTCGACGAAGTGCATCAGGAAGTCGGTTTCGCGGAAATCGGGCAGGAATTGGTCCTTGAACCCGGCGTAGCCGACGCCTGCCAGCAGCAGGCCGCCCGCGACGATCCCCATCGCCAGCGCCGGTCGCGCCACCATCCGCGGCAGCACCCCGGCGTAGCGGCGTTTCAGCGCCCCGACGAGCCGCGTGTCACGCTCTGCCTTGAGGGGCGCGTTCGGCAGCAGGAACAGGCACATCGCCGGCGTCACCACCAGCGCGACTAGCAGCGACGCGGCGATCGCCAGCACATAGGCGATGGCGAGCGGTTGGAAGAACGTGCCCGCCACCCCGCCCAGGAAGAAGATCGGCAGGAACACCAGCATCACGATCAGCGACGCGAACACCACCGCCGATCGCACTTCCAGCGAGGCGGACAGCACCACGTCGAAGTTGGAGCGCGGGTTGCCCGCCTCGCGATTGAGCCTCAGTCGGCGCGCGATGTTCTCCACGTCGATGATAGCATCGTCGACCACTTCGCCGAGCGCGATGACCAGCCCCGCGATCACCATCGTGTTGATGGTGGCACCGCTCCATAGCAACACCAGCCCCGCGCCGAGCAGCGACAGCGGGATGGCGACCAGGCTGATAGTCGCCTGCCGCCAATCGCGGGTAAAGACGAACAGCACCACGGCCACGAGCAGGCAGCCGATCGCGAGCGCGCGCGTCAGATTGTCGATCGAGCGTTCGATGAAGGTCGCAGGGCGGAAGATCGTCGTATCGACCTTCACGGCGCGCAGGCCCGGCTTCAGCTCACCGATCGCGGCCTCCACGTCACGGGTAAGCTGGAGGGTGTTGCCGGTCGGTTGCTTCTCGACGATCAGCATCAGGCCGGGCCCGTCGTCGATGATCGCATTGCCGATCGGCGCGGCGAAGCCGTCGACCACGCGGGCGACGTCGCCGATGCGGACCGCCGCTTCGCCGCTCTGCTTGATGACCGCATGTGCAAGATCGGCCGAGGACTGGATCGCGCTCGTCTGCTGCACGGCGAGCCGCTGGGTTGCCGTATCGACAAAGCCGCCCCCACCGACCAGCACCGCATCGCCGGCCGCGGTGCGCAGTTCGGCGAGCGTCACGCCGGCCGCGCGCAGCCGGTCGGGATCGACCAAAACCTGCAATTGGCGGTCGCGCAGACCCCAGATTGCGACGTTTGCGACGCCCGGCACCGCCATCAGGCGCGGCCGGATCGTCCATCGCGCCAGTTCGGAGAGCTGCATCTGATCGAGCTTTGCCGACGATATGCCGATCTTCATCGCCCGACTGGTTGACGACAGTGGCGGCAGCATCACCGGGGGACGCGCCGCGGCGGGCAACCGCGCCTGCACCTGTGTCACCCGCTCCTGGACGAGCTGGCGGGCGCGGATCACATCGGTGCCGGACGCGAACAGGATCGATACCGACGACAGGCCCAGCACGGACTTGGACCGTAGCGTCATCAGATCGGGGACGCCGTTGACCGCCGTTTCGATCGGTACGGTAATCAGGCTTTCCACCTCTTCGGTCGAAAGACCAGGCGCTTCGGTCTGGATCTCGACCATAGGCGGTGCGAACTCGGGAAACACGTCGAGCGGCACATCGCCGGTCGCGCGTAGCCCAAGGACGACCAGCAGCGCAGCGAGCGCGAGGACGAGAACGCGCTGGGTCAGCGCGGCACGGACCAGCCAGGCGAGCATCAGTGCGGCGTCCCGAACTCGGTCCCGAACAGCTCGGCCGCCCCGTCCGTCACGACTTCGGCACCGCGCTCCAGGCCCCGCGACAACAGCGCACGGCCGTCCGCGACGCTCGCGACCTCAATCCGCTGCCGGACATAGGTGTCGGGCGCAGTCTTCCGGTACACCCATTCGCCGCCATAGATGTCGCGGACGATCGCTGCGGTCGGCACCGACAGTCCATCCGCCCTCCCGCCAAGCGGCAACGCCACGGAGACGCGCTGGCCGACGCGGTAGGCACGGTCGCGATTATCGAGCGCGAAGAACAGATCGACGGTGCCCGCGACTGCATTGGCCGAGGGTGGGGCCTGGACCGGGCGCGCAGCGCGCGGAGCGGCGCGATTGTCGCCGAGGGGGCGAACCGTAGCGGTGCGACCGCGTTCGATGGCGCTCACGTCGGTGCCGAACACAGGCACCCGCACCCACAGCGTCGAGAGATTGCCCATAGACGCGATCGAGGGACCGAGCAGCCTGCGTTGCGCGCGGGCCGCATCCAGTGCTGCCCGCGCGGTGGCAAGTGCCGCCGCGGCTTCGTCGCGCCCTCGCACGCTGCCCGCCTCCTCGCGCACCAAGGCGTCGGCGCGGTTATAGGCAATGACGGCGAGCCGCACTTGCGCTTGCGCCCGCGCGACCTCGCCTTCGGCCGCAACCTGACTGACCCCGATTTGAGCGAGGTTGCTCGTAGATCCCGTTGGCACACCGGCCCCGCCGGTTGCCGGCACGACGACCTCCCCGCTCGTCTCGCGGACTTGCGCGGCCGAGCCATCGCCAATTCTTACCGTTCGGATGCCGAGACGCTGTTGCGCTTGCGTTGTGAGGGTGAGCTTCAGCAGATCGCTTTCGTGAGCGACCGCCTCCGCTTTCGCCGGGGGAGCCGGGGGAGCCGGATCACCGCCGCAGCCCGTCAGGACCGCCAGCAGGGGCAATGTGGCGATCGAAAGGTATCGGATAGGCGTCATGCTACGACGGTAGCAGCCTCATGTTGGCGGCAGCTTGGGGCGACTATACAAAATCCCAATGTTCGGCAGGAAGCGATGAGCTGGTGTCACAACCGGTCGGTTGTGACACTGCAGAACCTACCACGGTCGTCCAAGGGTTTGCGTGTGTCAGAACCCCGGTTCAGAATATTCGCTCCCGAGATCGGAAACGTGCCTCGCCTATGACTGCCTTTGGGTCGGAAGCTGCCGAAAGACTGAACCGCCGCGAACGGCCGGTTTGTCCCACGACGCGGCATTCGATTGCAGCGGGCATCGACCAACGCACGAACATGACGTAATCGCGGGAGCGCCGGCCTTTGGCCAGATGCACGGGATTACTGGAAGGTTGGTTGCCCCCCGATAAGATGAAGAACGGGCTCACGATTTTGGACCGGGCCCAGCATCAAATGGAGGACAACCGTGGATCAGCATATAGGACTCGACGTCTCCCTGAAAGACACTTCAGTATCGGTTCGTCAGGACGGCAAGCGCATTTGGCGTGGCAAGTGTGCATCCGACCCGAAGCTTCTCGCAGAAGTGATCCGAAAGCGCGCACCAAATGCAAAGCGCGTGGTATTTGAGACCGGACCTTTGTCGGTATGGTTTTTCCATGCCCTCACTGCGGAAGGTCTGCCGGCGATCTGTATAGATGCGCGCCATGCCAAGGCCGCTCTGGATATGGCTGCCAACAAGACCGATGCGAACGACGCTGACGGACTGGCCCATCTGGCTGAAGTTGGTTTCTATAGGGAGGTCCGCGTCAAAGGCTTCGACAGCATGTTGATGAGGACGCTGATCGCCGCCCGCCGTCAACTCATGAAGATGAGGGTGCAGATGTCGAACCAGATACGTGGGCTGATGAAGACGTTTGGGCTGGTCGTCCCCAAAGGTGTCGGCAGCGTCTTTGAACGCAACGTTCTTACGCTCCTAGAAGGCGAAAACGATTTGGCGCGCATCATCCTGCCGCTGCTCAAAGCCTGGAGCGATATTCGGGTTCGTGTGGCAGAGTTAACCAAGCAACTGGTTACGATGGCCGGCACGGACCAACGCTGCCGCCTGCTTACTTCAGTGCCTGGTGTGGGAACGGTCACCGCCACGGCCTTTGCAGCAGCCATAGAGGATCCGATCAACTTCAAGAACTCGCGCGCTGTAGGCGCCTGGGTCGGTCTAACCCCGAAGCGATATCAGTCGGGAGAGGTTGACTATGAAGGCCACATCTCGCGTCGCGGCGACGCAAAGTTACGCACCTTGTTGTACGAGGCGGCTTCGGTCATTTTGAACAGGTCGACGGAGACGAACACCTTGCGCACCTGGGCTCTGGCGCTGAAGGAACGGCTCGGTTTCAAACGAGCCGCCGTCGCCCTCGCGCGCAAACTGGCAGTCATCATGCATGCGATGTTGACGTCGGGCGAGCTGTTTGATCCCAATGCTGGAGCCGCCGTGCCTACTTGATCTACATCGGCACACCTTCACCAGCACATCTAACGTTTCACTGATAGCGTCCTTTGAGGACGCGCCGAGCCGTCCCTGCCGGGACGCGGCTGAGATCATTCCGCGAAGCGGGAAGCAACTGCCCTCGTGAGCAGATTGCGTCACGAACATAGGAAGATCTTGCCTACGGAACACATCCTGCGGCGATCAACTTGCGTCGACCGCGTAGACGACCCTGTACCCGGCATACGCATGGCTTCAGTTATAAACGATTTGATTTGGCTGGCTTGACAGAGGGGCGATTAGACGACCCGCTCCGCGGGAGGGTCGCTTGGGGTGACGTAGCGTAGTATTGTT
This window contains:
- a CDS encoding HAMP domain-containing sensor histidine kinase; the protein is MTRPWRSTFGLVALVASLFALGTLIIGVVAYEVTHEALEIQLDHRVAIETRALIDEGDDGPTGVAMAIRRREAARSTASLEYLLVDPVGRRVAGSLDATAPTLPGYLEFLHYRRDGEHRIAQALTTRLPDNSRLVVAADREVIDEMDATLLKLFAGAFGVMLLLGIGGAWLVGAVTRARLAHIDRTALAIIDGDLARRMPLTGAGDEFDRVSATLNRMLDRIGGLMDNLRQVSSDVAHDLRTPLTRLHNRLDEALSARDVDEKRQAIEAAAAQSRELLDIFGALLRIAEVEALSPRTHFQDVALDQLVEELVDTYRPDMEASGHLLVTAIAPAIWTMGDRRLLQQLVTNLLDNALRHTPPGTTVRVELERDDAIARLTVADDGHGVASEDASRLFQRFARAERSRSSEGHGLGLALVAAVATAHRGTVSLLAPPGFGVVVELPVGKK
- a CDS encoding response regulator transcription factor — translated: MRILIVEDDNETNRFVARGLAELGHHVVTSTDGRDGLFQATGDQFDALIVDRMLPGLDGLSLIKALRAAGNMTPALMLTAVGGIADRVEGLEGGADDYLVKPFAFSELAARVHALGRRPAAQTEASVLVIGGIELDLHRRFVTRDGRRIVLQPREFALLAELMRNPRRVMTRTMLLERVWDFDFDPKTNIVETHLSRLRSKLNAGFDDDAIETVRGAGYMIRGA
- a CDS encoding efflux transporter outer membrane subunit — its product is MIRRFAPIAALAVAGCMSAPLPPPTIPPASATGAFANLPTAAIGPVPNDWWRLYDDPALDRLVQASLAANADLRVAYANLDGARAALRQARAARLPQTTIESAGTIDNSATQPSASSNVPTTDYDLALTASWDIDLFGRLRSAALAAGADADAQAAALDSLRVAVVADTVLAYVDLCGATRAANVSREIVAVQERSVGVVRDQLAAGEVSPLEVAQAASLLESTRATLAPFEAARANALYRIATLQGRPPAEARGFDIACNAPPKLRAAVPVGEGQALLLRRPDIREAERRLAAAAARIGVAHADLYPRVNLGGAVGLLTGGFVATASPLISWAFPNQAPARARLEQARATERAALAGWDVAVLRALREVETALAVYDGEVRRNRALDAARIQSTLYARRAAARVRLGDAASLIQFDAERARAQAALAQTQSDLTVAQSQVALFRALGGGWQTNGPAG
- a CDS encoding efflux RND transporter permease subunit, whose amino-acid sequence is MLAWLVRAALTQRVLVLALAALLVVLGLRATGDVPLDVFPEFAPPMVEIQTEAPGLSTEEVESLITVPIETAVNGVPDLMTLRSKSVLGLSSVSILFASGTDVIRARQLVQERVTQVQARLPAAARPPVMLPPLSSTSRAMKIGISSAKLDQMQLSELARWTIRPRLMAVPGVANVAIWGLRDRQLQVLVDPDRLRAAGVTLAELRTAAGDAVLVGGGGFVDTATQRLAVQQTSAIQSSADLAHAVIKQSGEAAVRIGDVARVVDGFAAPIGNAIIDDGPGLMLIVEKQPTGNTLQLTRDVEAAIGELKPGLRAVKVDTTIFRPATFIERSIDNLTRALAIGCLLVAVVLFVFTRDWRQATISLVAIPLSLLGAGLVLLWSGATINTMVIAGLVIALGEVVDDAIIDVENIARRLRLNREAGNPRSNFDVVLSASLEVRSAVVFASLIVMLVFLPIFFLGGVAGTFFQPLAIAYVLAIAASLLVALVVTPAMCLFLLPNAPLKAERDTRLVGALKRRYAGVLPRMVARPALAMGIVAGGLLLAGVGYAGFKDQFLPDFRETDFLMHFVEKPGTSIEAMDRITIRASKELRAIPGVRNFGAHIGRAEAADEVVGPNFTELWISLDENVDYDASVARIKEVIDGYPGLYRDVLTYLRERIKEVLSGAGATVVVRIFGPDQIELRAAAERIRAKVAAIDGVADLKVEQQVLVPQIQVRPRPGDLATLGLTAGEVRRQAQTLVAGQKVGEIYRDQKAFDVALWGEPKVRGDVHALADMMIQTPAGAPVRLRDVADIRIMPAPNEIKRENGERRIDVTLNVAGADLGTVARAVETAVGQMPFATGYHPQVLGEYAALRDSRQRLWTTGLLCLLGVLLLVWLEFRSARITALVATSLPFALVGGVVGVALTGGVLSLGSLVGFVTVIGISARNGIMLLSHYDHLRRFEGEDFGPRLILRGAEERLVPILMTAACAGLALLPLIVAGNAPGHEIEHPMAIVILGGLVSSTVLNLFLMPALYARFGREKPAPDAPLAGVPA
- a CDS encoding efflux RND transporter periplasmic adaptor subunit, which translates into the protein MPTGSTSNLAQIGVSQVAAEGEVARAQAQVRLAVIAYNRADALVREEAGSVRGRDEAAAALATARAALDAARAQRRLLGPSIASMGNLSTLWVRVPVFGTDVSAIERGRTATVRPLGDNRAAPRAARPVQAPPSANAVAGTVDLFFALDNRDRAYRVGQRVSVALPLGGRADGLSVPTAAIVRDIYGGEWVYRKTAPDTYVRQRIEVASVADGRALLSRGLERGAEVVTDGAAELFGTEFGTPH
- a CDS encoding IS110 family transposase; translation: MDQHIGLDVSLKDTSVSVRQDGKRIWRGKCASDPKLLAEVIRKRAPNAKRVVFETGPLSVWFFHALTAEGLPAICIDARHAKAALDMAANKTDANDADGLAHLAEVGFYREVRVKGFDSMLMRTLIAARRQLMKMRVQMSNQIRGLMKTFGLVVPKGVGSVFERNVLTLLEGENDLARIILPLLKAWSDIRVRVAELTKQLVTMAGTDQRCRLLTSVPGVGTVTATAFAAAIEDPINFKNSRAVGAWVGLTPKRYQSGEVDYEGHISRRGDAKLRTLLYEAASVILNRSTETNTLRTWALALKERLGFKRAAVALARKLAVIMHAMLTSGELFDPNAGAAVPT